The DNA window AGCTGAAGCGCCAGCGTGACGAGCTTTTTGAGCGCGAGTGCCAGGCACTGGATGGCGAGTATGAAGAGCTCTTTGACCGCGAATATCAAAAGATTCAGAGCCAGATCGAGCAACGCCACTTCGAGCAACGCCAGGCCGAGCTCCTCCAGATCAAGGAGCGTCGGATTGAGCAACGAAAGCAGGAGCAAGCGTCATCATCCAACAACAAATTCCTGAGTCTCACCGATTATCTCACAGCTTGCCATATGCTGCACCTCCAGTTCAAAAAGGGCGTCTGTCGGTCCTTGATCACGCAAAAGGAAGCACTGAGCTGGACCTTCCCGCGACGAATCATTCCATGGGATGTCAGCTTTCAGTCGTTACAACAGAGTATATGGAACCGCCTGCCGCTAGACTCTGACTTTGTCGAGCAGCGCATGTTTTCTTCTattcagcagctggagaatgTGAGGCGGACCTTGGCTCCTGTGAATAGCGAGGCCTCGCTGCAGCACTTTGGGGGATACGCCATTGAGAGCACCGTCTGGGAGATGCTGGACAGACTGGGGGAAGACAGTGTGCTTTGGAAGAGACTTGGGCTTGAAGCCCTTGGGCAGGTGTCGAGGGAGGTCGACAAGGATCTTGGCCAGGTGTACGAGCCCATGCTCCAATCCTCATGGCACAAGGGCGCAGGCGAGTTGAAATTGTCTATGCGTAACTCACATCGCAGGGCCAAGAGACAGGGCCTCTGGGCCAATCGGTCGTGCATATACCGACAGCACGACGGCCAAAAGACTCccgtctttgccatcatgCATCAGTTGCCCCATCGCCTTCAGCTGGACGAAATCGACTACGGCTTGGCATCCGAGATTGAGCTTGTACAGGATGTGATTGATAAGGAGGGCAGTGATTTCAAATTTGCTTCGCAAACGCTCGTGGGTGCCACCATCACTCAGCTTTATTCTTACATGGTCAGCAAGAGTATTCGATACGGATGTGTTTCAACCGGAGAAGCCCTCATCTTCTGCTGCGTCTCGAGAGATGACCCTTCCAACATATACTGCACAGCATGTGTACCTCAGCGCGATGTGCAACAGGATGATCCTCTAAGACTTCATCGAACGGCTGCAGCATCGACTTTTGCCCTTGTGGTACACGCTCTCTTCGAGGCGCCACTCTCCGCATTGTGGTACGACTCGGTCAAGAATCTAGACACCTGGACTATGGGATACGACGATCTTTTGGACAAAATACGCAAGCTGGATGCCCCAAAGCCCCAGGCATCGCCTGCCCAAGGGCATCGCTGGCGAGGGTTTGATCAGTCTCCGTTGCTGATAGAACATAGGTATGATCGCAGCGATCGCAAGATGGGCGAAAGGATATGGCACTGGCTGGACAATGTCTCTACCCAATATCTAGTCAACGAAGACTTCGACAACGAGAACGATACCAAGAAACCCAGTATACAGGATCAGCCATTCTGCTCACACAAATGCCTTCTTGGTTTGGTGAAAACGACACAGATGGATGAAAACTGCCCCAACTACGATTATCACGGCTTCGGACACCCTAATATCGACGAGTTTCTAGACGACCTCGGTGAGCAGCTGGCCACGGAAGCAAACAGCGGCGCCAACTTTACACCTCTAGGGACCACGGGCTCGTACAAGTCCCTCTTCAAGGTGCGGCATGCCACGCAGGGCTACACTTTTATCGCAAAGGAAGGAGAAGGGCCTGAGTCCTTATGGAGCGAGAAGCTGGTATATGACAAACTGAAAAAGTCTCAAGGCCGGCATGTGCCTGTCTGCCTTGGACTCTTGCACCTAGATAGGCCACAACAGGGATACAGGCGATTATTTGCGGAACTGCTGCTTTTGAGCTGGGCTGGACGGCCTTTTCGACGCTGCCTGGGGCAAATCAGCAAAGAGGAAGTTGCGAGCAAAGTAGAATATATTCTGGGTTTGATGCATGAGCAGGGCGTCGTCTACAATGACCCCTCTGAGCGAGGCATTCCGGCGGGGCTCGGTCTTGACATGAACAACTTTTTGTACGACGCCTCGCGCGACAAGGTGATGGTGGTCAACTTTCGAACCTCGTCAAGGTCACGACATGTTAGATATGATATATGGGGCCAAGTAAGCTATCAGatgtcgaagaagaggaagagggacgAGCAGCAGGTGTCTGCGATCCTTGCATTTGAAGAGGATGTGGTGGATGCTGTTAACCAGGTTTTGACGTCGGTGGCGATAGGCCGTAAGCGGCAGTTTTGGGAGATAGAGAGTGAGATTGGGGATGACTCAGTTAGTAATTGctaataatacttttttttgtcacttttttttgcttctatTGATTTTGTACATTGAATGTGAATTTGTATATGGAATGGGAACTTGTCTGAAGCTACGTGTAGCTGGTCTGGACTGGTCTGGACTGTTGGCGGTGAGGGAATCGGATTCGGAGAGGCGAGCACAGGTGCTGGCCTGATTTAGACGGGCATTGTATCATAGCAGGTGAGAGTGAGAAAGAAGTATGAAAAATAATGTACTAGGTATTAAATGTATTTAATTGAATCTAATGGAGTTGTTTGCGGTGCTTCTTCACGCATTAAGTCAGACCACCACCCACTTGGTGGTTACTCCCACTTGGTGGCTACCCCCACACAAATTTTCATGGAAAGCACAGTGTTAATAACAACAAAGGCACTAATAGAGATTATAAGACAAAATTTAAGTAGTCAAGTTACTATGTATATGTAATGATAGAAATActaaaactttttttattaataaatttttaaatgTTATATAAATTTCACTAGAATTAAAATTCAAATATTTTtctacttatatataatatattaaaattaatgaaatcttatttattatttttatatatttattactcTTTTgtaaaaatttttttttttttattttctagcTGTTTTTATTGATTAATTAATCATAAATTGTTCGGTTTTGGTGTAAATACATAGCCACTAAGTAGTCTGACTTACAGGGTACGTGTTGAATAAAGTGTTCTAAGATCACTCTCAATGTACCATATTGTGGAATAGACCAACGCTGTCACCTAAGAG is part of the Trichoderma atroviride chromosome 1, complete sequence genome and encodes:
- a CDS encoding uncharacterized protein (EggNog:ENOG41), producing MEDPFVESKEEVGDASGFPRRRKRFDSEDDERRYQEYVRSECERRSEERREIGRGCDEMFEQLVQKLKRQRDELFERECQALDGEYEELFDREYQKIQSQIEQRHFEQRQAELLQIKERRIEQRKQEQASSSNNKFLSLTDYLTACHMLHLQFKKGVCRSLITQKEALSWTFPRRIIPWDVSFQSLQQSIWNRLPLDSDFVEQRMFSSIQQLENVRRTLAPVNSEASLQHFGGYAIESTVWEMLDRLGEDSVLWKRLGLEALGQVSREVDKDLGQVYEPMLQSSWHKGAGELKLSMRNSHRRAKRQGLWANRSCIYRQHDGQKTPVFAIMHQLPHRLQLDEIDYGLASEIELVQDVIDKEGSDFKFASQTLVGATITQLYSYMVSKSIRYGCVSTGEALIFCCVSRDDPSNIYCTACVPQRDVQQDDPLRLHRTAAASTFALVVHALFEAPLSALWYDSVKNLDTWTMGYDDLLDKIRKLDAPKPQASPAQGHRWRGFDQSPLLIEHRYDRSDRKMGERIWHWLDNVSTQYLVNEDFDNENDTKKPSIQDQPFCSHKCLLGLVKTTQMDENCPNYDYHGFGHPNIDEFLDDLGEQLATEANSGANFTPLGTTGSYKSLFKVRHATQGYTFIAKEGEGPESLWSEKLVYDKLKKSQGRHVPVCLGLLHLDRPQQGYRRLFAELLLLSWAGRPFRRCLGQISKEEVASKVEYILGLMHEQGVVYNDPSERGIPAGLGLDMNNFLYDASRDKVMVVNFRTSSRSRHVRYDIWGQVSYQMSKKRKRDEQQVSAILAFEEDVVDAVNQVLTSVAIGRKRQFWEIESEIGDDSVSNC